One genomic window of Struthio camelus isolate bStrCam1 chromosome 1, bStrCam1.hap1, whole genome shotgun sequence includes the following:
- the PROS1 gene encoding vitamin K-dependent protein S isoform X1 → MRPRGRRGLPLLAGLAVAVALAEAATFLSQQYASEFLVRKRRANSFMEESKKGNLERECIEELCNKEEAREIFENNPETEYFYPKYLSCLASHRAGIFRVIASTPDSPADLRACVNEISNQCSPLPCHRDGYKDCIDGQAKYTCVCKPGWQGEKCEEDINECENINGGCSQRCSNLPGSYRCLCEDGYFMHSNKQDCRDINECVLRPNICGTAICKNTPGKYECECAEGYTYNSTSKNCEDIDECAENICAQLCVNSPGSYSCYCDGKKGFKLSKDMKNCEPVPVCIPLNLEKNYELLYLAEQFIGIPVLYLKFKLPNVTRFSAEFDFRTYDAEGVILYAESLDNTAWILLALRDGKIEIQFKNEFGTKVTSGGKAINDGLWHIISVEEVEHSISVKIAKEAVMNINSPGTLFKQSHGFLETKVYIAGLPRKVGNTLIKQINPRLDGCIRAWNLMNQGHSGVKEVIQEKQSKHCLVTVERGSFYPGTGMAKFHINYNNLDIAEDWLINVTMTIRPSTDTGVMFALVSNETVPLALSIVDSNSSDSQEIIATIGNITVAQLESKKLCTPRKVLVGLLVTKQQLELSVDSHTDRSNSEQLSVLHEAMMANVVTYLGGLPDVPLGATLVTAFYNGCMEVKVNNRELDLDEAIFKHNDIRSHSCPLIMEEPFNS, encoded by the exons AtgaggccgcggggccggcggggcctgcCGCTGCTCGCCGGCCTGGCGGTGGCCGTCGCCCTGGCGGAGGCCGCGACCT TTTTATCCCAGCAGTATGCCTCAGAGTTCCTGGTGAGGAAACGTCGAGCAAATTCTTTTATGGAAGAAAGTAAGAAGGGAAATTTAGAAAGAGAATGCATTGAAGAATTATGCAATAAAGAAGAAGCCAGGGAAATCTTTGAGAATAATCCTGAAACT gagTATTTTTATCCCAAATATTTAA GCTGCCTTGCCTCCCATCGAGCAGGGATTTTCAGGGTTATTGCAAGTACTCCAGATTCTCCGGCTGACCTGAGGGCTTGTGTCAATG AAATTTCAAACCAGTGTAGCCCTCTGCCATGCCATAGAGATGGATATAAGGACTGCATAGATGGACAAGCCAAATATACATGTGTCTGTAAACCAGGATGGCAAGGAGAGAAATGTGAAGAAG aTATAAATGAATGTGAAAACATAAATGGAGGTTGTAGCCAACGCTGTTCTAATTTACCTGGAAGCTACCGCTGTTTATGTGAAGATGGTTACTTTATGCATTCAAATAAACAAGATTGCAGAG ATATAAATGAATGTGTGCTACGTCCAAACATCTGTGGGACAGCTATCTGTAAGAATACCCCTGGGAAATATGAATGTGAATGTGCAGAAGGCTACACATATAATTCAACTTCCAAGAACTGTGAAG ATATTGATGAATGTGCTGAAAATATTTGTGCTCAACTTTGTGTAAACTCTCCAGGAAGTTATAGCTGCTATTGCGATGGCAAGAAAGGCTTCAAGCTTTCTAAGGACATGAAGAATTGTGAG CCTGTTCCTGTGTGTATCCCACTGAACCTTGAAAAGAATTATGAACTGCTTTACCTGGCAGAACAATTTATAGGGATTCCTGTTCTGTACTTAAAGTTTAAATTGCCAAACGTCACCAG ATTTTCAGCAGAATTTGATTTCCGGACATACGATGCAGAGGGAGTTATACTATATGCAGAATCCCTTGACAACACGGCATGGATCTTACTTGCTCTTCGTGATGGGAAGATTGAAATTCAATTCAAGAATGAATTTGGAACAAAAGTCACCAGTGGAGGCAAAGCCATAAATGATGGACTGTGGCATATA ATATCAGTAGAAGAAGTAGAACACAGCATCAGTGTAAAAATAGCTAAAGAAGCAGTGATGAATATTAACAGCCCAGGAACTCTTTTTAAACAGTCACATGGTTTCTTGGAAACTAAGGTGTACATTGCAGGATTGCCTCGCAAAGTGGGCAACACTCTCATTAAACAG ATTAACCCTCGGTTAGATGGGTGCATTCGTGCTTGGAATCTGATGAATCAGGGACATTCCGGTGTAAAAGAAGTcattcaagaaaaacaaagcaaacactgTTTAGTCACTGTGGAGAGAGGATCCTTCTACCCTGGCACTGGCATGGCAAAATTTCATATAAACTATA ataatCTTGACATTGCTGAAGATTGGCTAATAAATGTGACTATGACTATTCGCCCATCCACAGACACTGGTGTTATGTTTGCCTTGGTTTCTAATGAAACAGTGCCTCTTGCTTTGTCCATAGTGGACTCTAACTCTTCTGACTCACAG GAAATCATTGCGACCATTGGAAACATCACTGTTGCACAGCTGGAATCAAAGAAGCTGTGCACACCTAGAAAAGTGCTGGTAGGACTTCTAGTAACCAAACAGCAACTTGAACTGTCAGTTGATTCACACACGGACAGAAGCAACTCAGAGCAACTGTCTGTCCTGCATGAAGCAATGATGGCAAATGTTGTTACCTACTTGGGCGGCCTGCCAG ATGTTCCTCTCGGTGCTACGTTAGTAACTGCTTTTTATAATGGCTGCATGGAGGTGAAGGTCAACAACAGAGAGCTGGATCTGGATGAAGCCATTTTTAAACACAATGACATTAGATCTCACTCGTGTCCACTGATTATGGAAGAACCATTCAATTCTTaa
- the PROS1 gene encoding vitamin K-dependent protein S isoform X2, whose protein sequence is MRMQSVLSQQYASEFLVRKRRANSFMEESKKGNLERECIEELCNKEEAREIFENNPETEYFYPKYLSCLASHRAGIFRVIASTPDSPADLRACVNEISNQCSPLPCHRDGYKDCIDGQAKYTCVCKPGWQGEKCEEDINECENINGGCSQRCSNLPGSYRCLCEDGYFMHSNKQDCRDINECVLRPNICGTAICKNTPGKYECECAEGYTYNSTSKNCEDIDECAENICAQLCVNSPGSYSCYCDGKKGFKLSKDMKNCEPVPVCIPLNLEKNYELLYLAEQFIGIPVLYLKFKLPNVTRFSAEFDFRTYDAEGVILYAESLDNTAWILLALRDGKIEIQFKNEFGTKVTSGGKAINDGLWHIISVEEVEHSISVKIAKEAVMNINSPGTLFKQSHGFLETKVYIAGLPRKVGNTLIKQINPRLDGCIRAWNLMNQGHSGVKEVIQEKQSKHCLVTVERGSFYPGTGMAKFHINYNNLDIAEDWLINVTMTIRPSTDTGVMFALVSNETVPLALSIVDSNSSDSQEIIATIGNITVAQLESKKLCTPRKVLVGLLVTKQQLELSVDSHTDRSNSEQLSVLHEAMMANVVTYLGGLPDVPLGATLVTAFYNGCMEVKVNNRELDLDEAIFKHNDIRSHSCPLIMEEPFNS, encoded by the exons ATGCGAATGCAGTCAG TTTTATCCCAGCAGTATGCCTCAGAGTTCCTGGTGAGGAAACGTCGAGCAAATTCTTTTATGGAAGAAAGTAAGAAGGGAAATTTAGAAAGAGAATGCATTGAAGAATTATGCAATAAAGAAGAAGCCAGGGAAATCTTTGAGAATAATCCTGAAACT gagTATTTTTATCCCAAATATTTAA GCTGCCTTGCCTCCCATCGAGCAGGGATTTTCAGGGTTATTGCAAGTACTCCAGATTCTCCGGCTGACCTGAGGGCTTGTGTCAATG AAATTTCAAACCAGTGTAGCCCTCTGCCATGCCATAGAGATGGATATAAGGACTGCATAGATGGACAAGCCAAATATACATGTGTCTGTAAACCAGGATGGCAAGGAGAGAAATGTGAAGAAG aTATAAATGAATGTGAAAACATAAATGGAGGTTGTAGCCAACGCTGTTCTAATTTACCTGGAAGCTACCGCTGTTTATGTGAAGATGGTTACTTTATGCATTCAAATAAACAAGATTGCAGAG ATATAAATGAATGTGTGCTACGTCCAAACATCTGTGGGACAGCTATCTGTAAGAATACCCCTGGGAAATATGAATGTGAATGTGCAGAAGGCTACACATATAATTCAACTTCCAAGAACTGTGAAG ATATTGATGAATGTGCTGAAAATATTTGTGCTCAACTTTGTGTAAACTCTCCAGGAAGTTATAGCTGCTATTGCGATGGCAAGAAAGGCTTCAAGCTTTCTAAGGACATGAAGAATTGTGAG CCTGTTCCTGTGTGTATCCCACTGAACCTTGAAAAGAATTATGAACTGCTTTACCTGGCAGAACAATTTATAGGGATTCCTGTTCTGTACTTAAAGTTTAAATTGCCAAACGTCACCAG ATTTTCAGCAGAATTTGATTTCCGGACATACGATGCAGAGGGAGTTATACTATATGCAGAATCCCTTGACAACACGGCATGGATCTTACTTGCTCTTCGTGATGGGAAGATTGAAATTCAATTCAAGAATGAATTTGGAACAAAAGTCACCAGTGGAGGCAAAGCCATAAATGATGGACTGTGGCATATA ATATCAGTAGAAGAAGTAGAACACAGCATCAGTGTAAAAATAGCTAAAGAAGCAGTGATGAATATTAACAGCCCAGGAACTCTTTTTAAACAGTCACATGGTTTCTTGGAAACTAAGGTGTACATTGCAGGATTGCCTCGCAAAGTGGGCAACACTCTCATTAAACAG ATTAACCCTCGGTTAGATGGGTGCATTCGTGCTTGGAATCTGATGAATCAGGGACATTCCGGTGTAAAAGAAGTcattcaagaaaaacaaagcaaacactgTTTAGTCACTGTGGAGAGAGGATCCTTCTACCCTGGCACTGGCATGGCAAAATTTCATATAAACTATA ataatCTTGACATTGCTGAAGATTGGCTAATAAATGTGACTATGACTATTCGCCCATCCACAGACACTGGTGTTATGTTTGCCTTGGTTTCTAATGAAACAGTGCCTCTTGCTTTGTCCATAGTGGACTCTAACTCTTCTGACTCACAG GAAATCATTGCGACCATTGGAAACATCACTGTTGCACAGCTGGAATCAAAGAAGCTGTGCACACCTAGAAAAGTGCTGGTAGGACTTCTAGTAACCAAACAGCAACTTGAACTGTCAGTTGATTCACACACGGACAGAAGCAACTCAGAGCAACTGTCTGTCCTGCATGAAGCAATGATGGCAAATGTTGTTACCTACTTGGGCGGCCTGCCAG ATGTTCCTCTCGGTGCTACGTTAGTAACTGCTTTTTATAATGGCTGCATGGAGGTGAAGGTCAACAACAGAGAGCTGGATCTGGATGAAGCCATTTTTAAACACAATGACATTAGATCTCACTCGTGTCCACTGATTATGGAAGAACCATTCAATTCTTaa